A part of Planctomycetota bacterium genomic DNA contains:
- a CDS encoding AAA family ATPase, translating into MSPLQIVHRLLSGRYLLVILAALVLGGGFAALGYSMGTRTYSSAGILRVKAYLPRLVSDIEGNGQMPSYEATMTVLREEIRADDIMRDAAGRLEEDGFATDKAQLRESLVVGRGKRSEMIEVESSASDRAEAVARVNAVIATFSDSYRDSAAEERETRLGMLADRESKLREEIASLRDSISQTYSYDGALSDDVWSNALAASASLESQRRNLELAIVAASAMPQPTEAELLDTTDVASDLARRIAAKRLELLDAQSSFGDQHPTVVRLSGQLDVLRRAAAQEDGLAESQETTAVRDNPETSTGTGPVAEARRLAAMVGPEAYLPALESQLEHVEQLASAATARVADLRTRRDAAEPDRARLDTLSAEADELARAYAKLEREPSSSERLEILSPARSARVESDTRLKSGAAGGVVGAGLGFMMVLGFSALRRRVDGPGHVAELVEPLPMLGTQPHLGSGGADAGAAEAIHRARGRLQIEMQRHGAQTVCVTGGEIGSGKTSVSFGLACSFASSRQEVLIIDGDLAGRGMTNRLNVVENQQATAEVATAEVTPDMSIYDVLRGDAELRSCIYESRVPGVWVLSGGDEHRPADASAEAVARLIEEARSLFKVVIVDTGPLMGATEAPLFAQQCDLTVLCTARGDRSDIVQRAAAELRQIGSRVAGVIFNRASRRDAVHTSGVRPRLPRNQRLVAFDSVLRD; encoded by the coding sequence ATGTCGCCGTTGCAGATCGTCCACCGCTTGCTGTCGGGTCGGTATCTGCTCGTGATTCTGGCGGCTTTGGTGCTCGGCGGTGGCTTTGCAGCACTCGGCTACTCGATGGGAACGCGGACGTACTCGTCCGCGGGCATCCTTCGCGTCAAGGCGTACCTGCCGCGGCTTGTCAGCGACATCGAAGGCAACGGCCAGATGCCGTCGTACGAAGCCACCATGACGGTGCTGCGCGAGGAGATTCGTGCAGATGACATCATGCGCGATGCGGCCGGCCGGCTTGAAGAAGACGGTTTCGCAACGGACAAGGCGCAACTGCGCGAGAGCCTCGTCGTCGGCCGCGGCAAGCGGAGCGAGATGATCGAGGTCGAGTCTTCCGCCTCCGATCGGGCCGAGGCAGTCGCGCGGGTCAACGCGGTGATAGCGACGTTTTCGGACAGCTACCGCGATTCCGCCGCCGAAGAACGCGAGACACGCCTGGGCATGCTGGCCGATCGCGAGTCCAAGCTTCGCGAGGAGATCGCCAGCTTGCGCGATTCGATCAGCCAGACGTACAGCTACGACGGTGCCCTGAGCGACGACGTCTGGAGCAACGCGCTTGCCGCGTCAGCGAGCTTGGAAAGCCAGCGCCGCAACCTCGAGCTCGCCATCGTCGCCGCCTCGGCGATGCCGCAGCCGACCGAGGCCGAGCTGTTGGATACGACCGACGTTGCCTCCGACCTGGCCCGTCGGATCGCCGCCAAGCGGCTCGAGCTGCTCGACGCGCAGTCGTCGTTCGGCGACCAGCATCCGACGGTCGTGCGCCTGAGCGGTCAGCTCGACGTGCTTCGCCGCGCAGCCGCGCAGGAAGACGGATTGGCGGAATCGCAGGAGACCACCGCGGTCCGGGACAATCCGGAGACCTCGACAGGCACGGGTCCCGTCGCCGAGGCTCGCCGGCTCGCGGCCATGGTCGGGCCCGAGGCCTATTTGCCGGCTCTGGAGTCGCAGCTCGAACATGTCGAGCAACTCGCGTCCGCGGCGACGGCTCGCGTTGCCGACCTCCGCACGCGTCGTGATGCGGCCGAGCCAGACCGTGCCCGCTTGGACACGCTGTCTGCCGAAGCCGACGAGTTGGCCCGGGCCTACGCCAAGCTCGAACGCGAGCCCTCCTCGTCAGAACGGCTCGAAATCCTCTCGCCGGCACGTTCGGCCAGAGTTGAATCGGACACACGGCTCAAGTCCGGCGCTGCCGGAGGCGTTGTCGGCGCCGGGCTTGGCTTCATGATGGTCCTGGGCTTCTCGGCACTGCGTCGGCGTGTCGACGGTCCGGGTCACGTGGCCGAACTCGTCGAGCCGCTGCCGATGCTCGGGACACAGCCGCACTTGGGCTCGGGCGGAGCCGACGCCGGTGCCGCAGAGGCGATCCACCGTGCCCGCGGTCGGCTGCAGATCGAGATGCAGCGGCACGGCGCGCAGACCGTCTGCGTCACGGGCGGTGAGATCGGCAGCGGCAAAACCAGCGTCTCGTTCGGCCTGGCCTGTAGCTTTGCTTCCAGCAGGCAAGAGGTCCTCATCATCGACGGCGACCTCGCCGGCCGGGGCATGACCAACCGGTTGAACGTCGTCGAAAACCAGCAGGCAACCGCCGAGGTCGCGACCGCCGAGGTGACGCCTGACATGTCGATCTATGACGTGCTGCGTGGCGACGCGGAGCTCCGGTCGTGCATCTACGAGTCGCGTGTGCCGGGCGTCTGGGTGCTCTCCGGCGGCGACGAGCACCGCCCCGCCGACGCGTCGGCCGAGGCCGTTGCGCGGCTGATCGAAGAGGCCCGCTCGCTGTTCAAGGTTGTGATCGTCGACACAGGCCCGCTCATGGGCGCGACCGAAGCCCCGCTGTTCGCGCAGCAGTGCGACCTGACCGTCCTCTGCACGGCACGCGGCGATCGGTCGGACATCGTCCAACGTGCCGCCGCCGAGCTTCGTCAGATCGGCAGCCGTGTCGCGGGCGTGATTTTCAATCGTGCGTCTCGCCGCGATGCGGTCCACACGAGCGGCGTTCGACCCCGCCTGCCGCGTAACCAGCGACTCGTTGCCTTCGACTCCGTTCTCCGCGACTGA
- a CDS encoding sugar transferase encodes MEDSTPRQPPAPARRRLDREPQTGQPVNKRGRAKSLEQSILDGDPIGDSSAGIGFDARDIDGFERVLASDGLNGSSNSGNGRLPRRLWGWTVVELHDLLWQTSRVAVIRRGSEVPKARDYLLLPDDALVLFDPDFVRRLRGSATLAAVVLDEVSEEDGPADMLRFDAEGVAHVRRLYRHTRFASGRVAITSSQRLAQTWAQSAEGSSVWRVLSRRARTQGIARITAKGRRFDATNHSEADQFVRELMLRGVEPSELVANLVEVRENLFAPSDARIDPRSSVYHQIWLGRGHSVASENVLIGPIVLWDLPEWHGKPPLPMRDRPRRRVAGPLNASFNRKRRSIYHYVKRCIDAVGAVIGLAITLPFYPLIMLAIWLDDGSPFFFSHRRQGLDGKPFWCHKFRTMCKDADAIKQRIQEENESDGPQFHMAFDPRLTRVGRFLRAIDADEWPQLFNVLLGEMSFVGPRPSPAEENRCCPVWRDARLSVRPGITGLWQIRRTREEGLDFQEWIRFDLEYAKKIGPLTDLRILIETFFLTNKKVLMTAASLPAKVVRRLTRRRAAA; translated from the coding sequence ATGGAGGACTCCACGCCGCGACAACCTCCCGCACCAGCGCGACGACGGCTCGATCGTGAGCCGCAGACCGGCCAGCCCGTGAACAAGCGGGGCCGGGCCAAGTCGCTCGAACAGAGCATCCTCGACGGCGATCCGATTGGCGACTCGAGCGCCGGCATCGGCTTCGATGCCAGGGACATCGACGGGTTCGAGCGCGTCCTTGCAAGCGACGGGCTCAACGGCAGTTCCAATTCCGGTAACGGCCGACTTCCGAGACGGCTTTGGGGCTGGACCGTCGTCGAACTGCACGACTTGCTCTGGCAGACGAGCCGCGTCGCCGTCATTCGACGCGGCAGCGAGGTGCCCAAGGCACGTGACTACCTCCTTCTGCCCGACGACGCACTGGTCTTGTTCGATCCCGACTTCGTTCGGCGACTCCGCGGTAGTGCCACGCTGGCCGCGGTCGTGCTCGACGAGGTCTCGGAAGAGGACGGCCCGGCAGACATGCTCCGGTTCGATGCCGAAGGCGTCGCGCACGTACGTCGCCTCTATCGGCACACACGCTTTGCTTCCGGACGCGTCGCGATCACGTCGAGCCAGAGGCTTGCCCAGACGTGGGCGCAGTCGGCCGAAGGCAGCTCGGTCTGGCGTGTTCTGAGTCGCCGCGCCAGAACGCAGGGCATTGCCCGAATCACCGCGAAGGGCAGGCGATTCGACGCGACGAACCACAGCGAGGCCGATCAGTTCGTCCGGGAGCTGATGCTTCGCGGCGTCGAACCGTCAGAACTCGTCGCGAATCTCGTCGAGGTGCGTGAGAACCTGTTCGCACCCAGCGACGCACGGATCGATCCGCGGTCGAGCGTGTATCACCAGATTTGGCTGGGCCGCGGGCACTCGGTCGCGTCGGAGAACGTGCTCATCGGGCCGATCGTGCTGTGGGATCTGCCCGAGTGGCACGGAAAGCCACCGCTTCCGATGCGGGATCGTCCGCGACGACGCGTCGCGGGCCCGCTCAACGCGTCGTTCAATCGCAAGCGTCGCTCGATCTACCACTATGTGAAGCGGTGCATCGACGCAGTCGGCGCGGTGATCGGGCTCGCGATCACGCTGCCGTTCTACCCGCTGATCATGCTGGCGATCTGGCTGGACGACGGCTCGCCCTTCTTCTTCAGCCATCGCCGCCAGGGCCTGGATGGCAAGCCGTTCTGGTGCCACAAGTTCCGGACGATGTGCAAGGACGCCGACGCCATCAAGCAGCGGATTCAGGAAGAGAACGAGTCGGACGGCCCGCAGTTCCACATGGCTTTCGACCCGCGGCTGACGCGTGTCGGCCGGTTCCTCCGGGCCATCGACGCCGACGAGTGGCCGCAGCTGTTCAACGTGCTGCTCGGCGAGATGTCGTTCGTCGGACCAAGGCCAAGCCCCGCAGAGGAGAACCGGTGCTGTCCGGTCTGGCGTGACGCTCGCCTCTCGGTGCGACCTGGCATCACGGGTCTCTGGCAGATCCGTCGCACCCGCGAGGAAGGGCTCGACTTCCAGGAGTGGATTCGCTTCGACCTCGAATATGCGAAGAAGATCGGCCCGCTCACGGACCTGAGGATTCTGATCGAGACGTTCTTCCTGACGAACAAGAAGGTCCTCATGACCGCTGCGAGTCTTCCCGCGAAGGTTGTTCGCCGACTAACGCGCAGGAGGGCCGCGGCTTGA
- a CDS encoding glycosyltransferase family A protein, with protein sequence MSTVASPHVVVAIAAYNAGPYLVPAIRSALEQTYHRFSVVVVDDGGTDGSVDEAMQQLSDPRLRVIRQENAGKSAALNRVLDEADGDFLCILDSDDIAHPERLARLVEEVRRHPDVGGVMSGFELILNDGPAVAPLSEAKDEARCARDVEHYRMPSHDPTLMVRMDLAKRLRFDPELQVGQGYDFILRLGEQWPIRVVPDVLYGYRVRSGSATRSNVVKRVGLQHDVARRAAIRRGLVATEEIPVVELDEKKLSNRRRDNNLANHFTASVRQLRFAGRSIAAIRTALRCIRLQPRDPLYYRPFVLAALPLPLLRRVVRQR encoded by the coding sequence TTGAGCACGGTCGCGTCGCCACACGTCGTCGTCGCCATCGCGGCCTACAACGCCGGGCCCTACCTCGTGCCCGCGATACGCAGCGCGTTGGAGCAGACCTACCACCGATTCAGCGTCGTGGTCGTCGACGACGGGGGGACGGACGGCTCCGTCGACGAGGCGATGCAGCAGCTCTCCGACCCGCGGCTTCGCGTCATTCGCCAGGAGAACGCCGGCAAGTCGGCAGCGCTCAACCGCGTGCTCGACGAGGCGGACGGCGACTTCCTCTGCATCCTCGACTCCGACGACATCGCTCACCCGGAACGGCTCGCACGTCTCGTCGAAGAGGTTCGCCGTCATCCGGATGTCGGGGGCGTGATGAGCGGGTTCGAGCTAATCCTGAACGACGGGCCGGCCGTCGCTCCGCTCTCTGAAGCCAAGGACGAAGCGCGTTGCGCCCGCGACGTCGAGCACTATCGCATGCCAAGTCACGACCCGACGTTGATGGTCCGCATGGACCTGGCCAAGCGGCTGCGGTTCGATCCGGAGCTCCAGGTCGGCCAGGGCTACGACTTCATCCTGCGACTCGGCGAGCAGTGGCCGATTCGCGTCGTGCCCGACGTGCTCTACGGCTACCGCGTCCGCAGCGGATCGGCGACGCGGTCCAACGTCGTCAAACGCGTCGGCCTGCAGCACGATGTCGCCCGACGCGCTGCCATCCGTCGTGGCCTGGTCGCGACGGAGGAAATCCCGGTCGTCGAGCTCGACGAGAAGAAGCTGAGCAATCGCCGGCGGGATAACAACCTCGCCAATCACTTCACCGCCAGCGTCCGGCAACTCCGCTTCGCCGGTCGATCGATTGCGGCGATTCGGACGGCGCTGCGGTGCATTCGACTCCAGCCGCGCGACCCGCTGTACTACCGCCCGTTCGTTCTGGCCGCCCTGCCGCTGCCGTTGCTCCGGAGGGTCGTTCGCCAGCGTTGA
- a CDS encoding glycosyltransferase family 8 protein — translation MTASTTQADALHVAFGCDVGYLIGAAAAVQSLLSRHEDRVHLHLLASPEVGDEVRDYFDGRCRTYGATLHWHVVDRELPGKKQSHLFRLLIAELIDPEIDRILYLDSDLVVLDDLSPIFELDTGDAVCAAALDYLFPTMGLADNGNPKRSAAGFVGDEPYVNTGVLLVRPQKWRERNVTERALAVFDEHKDYLNMVDQDALNLLLKGDLHVLDARWNLQLYSLRRPPAHLTSGRRLLDDLVAAAENPAIAHFTGKAKPWNGQDLRNPFRPAFHEALLAADFLDDAEARQQRKLRTKHRLLKPINLIKPWRQSPTAAA, via the coding sequence ATGACCGCCTCGACCACACAAGCCGACGCCCTGCACGTCGCCTTCGGCTGTGACGTGGGCTACCTCATTGGTGCCGCCGCGGCAGTGCAGTCGCTGCTGTCGCGTCACGAGGACCGCGTCCATCTGCACTTGCTGGCCAGCCCCGAAGTCGGCGACGAGGTGCGCGACTACTTCGATGGACGGTGCCGCACGTACGGCGCGACGTTGCACTGGCACGTCGTCGACCGGGAGCTCCCTGGCAAGAAGCAGTCGCACCTGTTCCGCCTGCTCATCGCGGAACTCATCGATCCGGAGATCGATCGGATCCTGTACCTCGACAGCGACCTGGTCGTGCTGGATGACCTGTCGCCGATCTTCGAGCTCGACACCGGCGACGCGGTCTGTGCGGCAGCGCTCGACTACCTGTTCCCGACGATGGGCCTCGCCGACAACGGCAACCCGAAACGGAGCGCGGCAGGTTTCGTCGGCGACGAGCCATACGTCAACACCGGCGTCCTGCTCGTGCGCCCGCAGAAGTGGCGAGAGCGGAACGTCACCGAGCGAGCCTTGGCCGTTTTCGACGAGCACAAGGACTACCTGAACATGGTCGACCAGGACGCGCTCAACCTGCTCCTGAAAGGTGACCTGCACGTCCTGGACGCCCGCTGGAACCTGCAGCTCTACAGCCTTCGCCGACCCCCGGCGCATCTTACCAGCGGGCGTCGCCTGCTCGACGATCTCGTCGCTGCTGCCGAAAACCCGGCGATCGCGCATTTCACCGGCAAGGCCAAGCCGTGGAACGGGCAGGACCTGCGCAATCCGTTCCGCCCCGCCTTCCACGAAGCGCTGCTCGCCGCCGACTTCCTCGACGATGCCGAGGCCCGGCAGCAGCGCAAGCTCCGCACGAAGCATCGCCTGCTCAAGCCGATCAACCTGATCAAGCCCTGGCGTCAGTCGCCCACCGCCGCCGCATGA
- a CDS encoding glycosyltransferase family 8 protein produces the protein MTDSTDHSVADSFDLVLGCDDRFSIGLGVMLYSVLKHLQPGMPARVFILDDGISPENRERIERIAAPRVADGCVWLKPQLPEGDHLKGKGKISKATYSRILIPHLLPADVKRAVFVDVDMLCCRDLGTLATMPLDGNALLAVQDYRYPTLRHTLPKQEVLDRLERDGDAPYFNGGFLVFDMESWRQDDLPDQVFKALHDVRDDTFFVNQDGLNIALQGKWKQLAPSYNVQENTLRRPEKLPDHPYTQQLIRDTSRLLSEPGVYHYTGHSKPWTDAVTGKLRGRWASFLAESDYFSTGELYAFRAGWASRVAKRVLSHGPAAVGKKLRRAG, from the coding sequence ATGACCGACTCGACCGACCATTCCGTTGCCGACTCGTTCGACCTGGTCCTCGGGTGCGACGACCGGTTCTCCATCGGCCTGGGCGTCATGCTCTACAGCGTGCTCAAGCACCTGCAGCCCGGCATGCCGGCACGCGTCTTCATTCTCGACGACGGCATCAGCCCGGAGAACCGCGAGCGGATCGAACGCATCGCCGCTCCGCGCGTCGCGGACGGTTGCGTCTGGCTCAAACCGCAGCTGCCCGAAGGCGACCATCTCAAGGGCAAGGGGAAGATCAGCAAGGCGACGTACTCGCGGATCCTGATTCCGCACCTCCTGCCAGCCGACGTCAAACGGGCCGTCTTCGTCGACGTCGACATGCTCTGCTGCAGGGACCTCGGCACGTTGGCGACGATGCCGCTTGACGGCAACGCGCTCCTGGCCGTCCAGGACTACCGCTACCCGACGCTGCGTCACACACTGCCCAAGCAGGAGGTCCTCGACCGCCTCGAACGCGACGGCGACGCGCCCTACTTCAACGGCGGCTTCCTCGTCTTCGACATGGAATCGTGGCGCCAAGACGACCTGCCCGATCAGGTCTTCAAAGCCCTTCACGACGTCCGCGACGACACCTTCTTCGTCAACCAGGATGGCCTGAACATCGCACTCCAGGGCAAGTGGAAGCAGCTCGCCCCGTCGTACAACGTGCAGGAGAACACGCTGCGTCGGCCCGAGAAGCTGCCGGATCATCCGTACACGCAGCAGTTGATTCGCGACACGAGCCGCCTGCTCTCTGAGCCGGGCGTCTACCACTACACCGGCCACAGCAAGCCCTGGACGGATGCTGTCACTGGCAAGTTGCGTGGGCGATGGGCGAGCTTTCTCGCGGAGAGCGACTACTTCAGCACGGGCGAGCTGTACGCCTTCCGCGCCGGCTGGGCGTCGCGTGTGGCCAAGCGTGTTCTGAGCCACGGACCCGCGGCCGTCGGCAAGAAGCTCCGTCGTGCCGGCTAG
- the dnaA gene encoding chromosomal replication initiator protein DnaA, whose translation MTALPASPNPGNFDPANVGGPLPPRLDPAVWNRILNHVRLTNPTLNRTWFEQLVARQLDNGVIHVTCQSVGQLDFLTGPCQQAFNAAVQAVTNRLNVVLFHCPKVRAGGFIDGFGGYLGQASDGQGVSLTPDYVFEQFITGPDNRLAHAASVAVADQPGRAYNPLFLHGGVGLGKTHLLQAICQRLLDKRPDLKILYLSCDAFINQFMNAVESGDMNNFRFRYRSADVLVIDDIHFLKGRERTQEEFFHTFNTLYQQQKQIVLSADAPPGEVPELEERLVSRFNWGLVAPLEKPCFETRVAILRSKARLRGLTIEDEVLDYVASHVEANTRELEGVLTKLQGLSQLPGKDDAVDANGRVDAKPITLDLAKSALGEATSPVRSKRLTIDAIMEAVCEYFGVKVGDLQGKRRPRSIVLPRQLSMYLARKNTNFSLEEIGGHFGGRDHTTVLHAVRTITNLLDTDEEFAGQLKAVQAKLETA comes from the coding sequence ATGACCGCATTACCTGCCAGCCCCAACCCCGGAAACTTCGACCCCGCCAACGTCGGCGGACCCTTACCCCCGAGGCTGGACCCGGCCGTCTGGAACCGAATCCTCAACCACGTCCGGCTCACCAATCCGACGCTCAACCGAACCTGGTTCGAACAGCTCGTCGCACGACAGCTCGACAACGGCGTCATCCACGTCACCTGCCAAAGCGTCGGCCAGCTCGACTTTCTCACCGGCCCGTGCCAGCAGGCGTTCAACGCGGCCGTCCAGGCCGTCACGAACCGGCTCAACGTCGTCCTGTTCCACTGCCCCAAGGTCCGGGCAGGCGGCTTCATCGACGGCTTTGGCGGATATCTCGGCCAGGCCAGTGACGGGCAGGGCGTCTCCCTGACGCCCGACTACGTCTTCGAGCAGTTCATCACCGGCCCAGACAATCGCCTCGCCCACGCAGCGTCAGTGGCCGTCGCGGATCAGCCCGGACGGGCGTACAACCCGCTCTTCCTCCACGGCGGTGTCGGGCTCGGCAAGACGCACCTGCTTCAGGCGATCTGTCAGCGGCTTCTCGACAAGCGACCGGATCTCAAGATCCTCTACCTGTCGTGCGACGCGTTCATCAACCAGTTCATGAACGCCGTCGAGTCAGGTGACATGAACAACTTCCGCTTCCGCTATCGGTCGGCGGATGTGCTGGTCATCGACGACATCCACTTCCTCAAGGGGCGTGAGCGGACGCAGGAAGAGTTCTTCCACACGTTCAACACGCTGTACCAGCAGCAGAAGCAGATCGTCCTCTCCGCCGACGCGCCGCCCGGGGAAGTTCCGGAGCTCGAAGAGCGCCTCGTCAGCCGATTCAACTGGGGCCTGGTCGCGCCGCTGGAGAAGCCTTGCTTCGAGACACGCGTCGCGATCCTCCGCAGCAAGGCCCGTCTGCGTGGCCTGACGATCGAAGACGAGGTGCTCGACTACGTCGCGTCGCACGTCGAAGCCAACACGCGGGAACTCGAAGGCGTCCTGACCAAACTCCAGGGCCTGAGCCAACTGCCCGGCAAGGACGACGCCGTCGATGCCAACGGCCGAGTCGACGCCAAGCCGATCACGCTCGATCTGGCCAAGTCGGCTCTGGGCGAGGCGACGTCGCCCGTGCGGTCCAAGCGACTCACGATCGACGCGATCATGGAGGCCGTGTGCGAGTACTTCGGCGTGAAGGTCGGCGACCTGCAGGGCAAGCGTCGCCCGCGCAGCATCGTCCTGCCCAGGCAGCTGAGCATGTATCTGGCGCGCAAGAACACGAACTTCAGCCTCGAAGAAATCGGCGGCCACTTCGGCGGGCGCGACCACACGACCGTCCTGCACGCGGTCCGCACGATCACGAATCTGCTCGACACCGACGAAGAGTTCGCCGGCCAGCTCAAAGCCGTCCAGGCGAAGCTCGAAACGGCGTGA
- a CDS encoding uracil-DNA glycosylase: MSDSAVLRARLRNALMAERAFGVEALPIDPAILRKPRSQPKPRPPTPAATPTPAAAPAKPAPRAKPVAPATDLFGNPVKASTSAAETTYTPFTDPPLPRQKRIELLVKLDDDEVRGCTKCALSENRTHTVFGEGDPEANLMFVGEGPGENEDLSGRPFVGRAGQKLDEMIKAMGFGRADVYIANVVKCRPPGNRTPVAGEIAACTPYLHRQLELIRPKVIVTLGLPATKHILGVQQSMGKLRGRWHTFRGIDVMPTYHPAYLLRSYTPANRRAVWEDLQQVVERLGKSG; this comes from the coding sequence ATGAGCGATTCGGCCGTCCTTCGAGCCCGCCTGCGCAATGCTCTGATGGCGGAGCGGGCGTTCGGGGTCGAGGCGTTGCCGATCGACCCGGCGATCCTGCGAAAGCCTCGCTCGCAGCCGAAGCCGCGACCTCCGACGCCAGCAGCTACGCCGACGCCCGCCGCCGCGCCTGCGAAACCCGCTCCGCGGGCCAAGCCCGTCGCTCCCGCCACCGACCTTTTCGGCAACCCTGTGAAAGCCTCGACGTCAGCTGCCGAGACCACTTACACGCCGTTCACGGACCCGCCGCTGCCGAGGCAGAAGCGGATCGAGCTTCTGGTCAAACTCGACGACGACGAGGTCCGCGGCTGCACGAAGTGTGCGCTCAGCGAGAATCGCACGCACACCGTGTTCGGCGAGGGCGATCCCGAGGCAAATCTCATGTTCGTCGGCGAAGGCCCGGGTGAGAACGAAGATCTCTCGGGCAGGCCCTTCGTCGGCAGGGCGGGTCAGAAGCTCGACGAGATGATCAAGGCGATGGGCTTCGGCCGGGCCGACGTCTACATCGCCAACGTCGTCAAGTGCCGTCCGCCGGGCAACCGGACGCCCGTTGCCGGCGAGATCGCCGCTTGCACGCCGTACCTGCATCGCCAGCTCGAACTCATCCGCCCGAAGGTCATCGTCACGCTCGGCCTGCCCGCGACGAAGCACATCCTGGGCGTGCAGCAATCGATGGGGAAGCTCCGTGGACGATGGCACACATTTCGAGGGATCGACGTGATGCCGACGTATCACCCGGCCTATTTGCTCCGCAGCTACACGCCTGCGAATCGTCGCGCGGTGTGGGAAGACTTGCAGCAAGTCGTGGAGCGTCTGGGCAAATCGGGATGA
- a CDS encoding deoxyhypusine synthase: MSLAKETQAEFAPPSPLPPRSEILQSPIKHFDMTAVDVRPVVEQMASTAFSGRDLARAARIFDAMTGDHECAAILTLAGSLISAGMKHVIVDMLEANMIDAVVSTGANIVDQDFFEALGFKHYIADDRYKSGVWDDQLRELMIDRIYDTFIDEEELRVCDDLCGEICDRLEPRPHSSREYMGVLGKHLDEVGVKGDGKSILHTAYKKGVPIFLPAAADCSAGFGMIQHQMRRMKAGESTMFSIDAVRDFYELCLVKDKNPSTGLFMIGGGVPKNYAQDIAVAADIFGKEPTMHKYAVQITVADVRDGALSSSTLKEACSWGKVDVAEEQMVFSEATVAMPLIAGYAWHNRKWERRPEKRLVDVIESETPTEQAVA; this comes from the coding sequence ATGAGCCTTGCCAAAGAGACCCAAGCCGAGTTCGCCCCGCCGTCGCCACTTCCGCCTCGGTCGGAGATCTTGCAGAGCCCGATCAAGCACTTCGACATGACGGCCGTCGACGTCCGTCCGGTCGTCGAGCAGATGGCGAGCACGGCCTTTTCGGGTCGCGATCTCGCACGGGCCGCACGCATTTTCGACGCGATGACCGGCGACCACGAGTGCGCCGCCATCCTCACCCTCGCCGGCAGCCTCATCTCGGCCGGCATGAAGCACGTCATCGTCGACATGCTCGAGGCGAACATGATCGACGCAGTCGTCTCCACGGGCGCGAACATCGTCGACCAGGACTTTTTCGAGGCGCTGGGCTTCAAGCACTACATCGCAGACGACCGGTACAAGAGCGGCGTTTGGGACGACCAGCTCCGCGAGCTGATGATCGACCGCATTTACGACACGTTCATCGACGAGGAAGAGCTCCGCGTCTGCGACGATCTGTGCGGCGAGATCTGCGATCGCCTCGAGCCCCGGCCGCACTCGTCACGCGAGTACATGGGCGTCCTCGGCAAGCACCTCGACGAGGTCGGCGTCAAAGGCGATGGCAAGTCGATTCTGCACACGGCGTACAAGAAAGGCGTGCCGATCTTCCTCCCCGCCGCCGCGGATTGCTCGGCCGGCTTCGGGATGATCCAGCACCAGATGCGTCGCATGAAGGCCGGCGAGAGCACGATGTTCAGCATCGATGCCGTCCGCGACTTCTACGAGCTGTGCCTCGTCAAAGACAAGAACCCCAGCACCGGCCTGTTCATGATCGGCGGCGGCGTGCCCAAGAACTACGCCCAGGACATCGCCGTCGCGGCCGACATCTTCGGCAAAGAGCCGACGATGCACAAGTACGCGGTCCAGATCACCGTCGCCGACGTTCGGGACGGTGCGCTCAGCTCGTCGACGCTGAAAGAGGCGTGCTCCTGGGGGAAAGTCGACGTTGCTGAGGAGCAGATGGTCTTCAGCGAGGCGACCGTCGCGATGCCGCTGATCGCGGGCTACGCGTGGCACAACCGCAAGTGGGAACGCCGGCCCGAGAAGCGACTGGTCGACGTGATCGAGTCCGAAACACCGACAGAGCAAGCAGTCGCTTGA